One window from the genome of Spiractinospora alimapuensis encodes:
- a CDS encoding glycosyltransferase family 2 protein, giving the protein MTPRNLRITVLLLTMGNRPEELGRAIQSVRDQKPPDGGPAEIVVVSNGVPLSGLEDDVVRVELPENVGIPAGRNRGVEAASGDIIVFLDDDGWYGERTVLRHVHEQFVADSRLGALSFRIADPEGGPDQRRHVPRLRAGDPRRSSEVTTFLGGASAVRRVAFDEGDGLPDTFFYAHEETDLAWRILDAGYRIRYDADAVMYHPATKPTRHADFFRLNARNRVWLARRNLPWPLAFGYLGVWVAMTVLRERSPSRLRPWFAGFREGWRQDPGRRRPIRWSTAWRMTKLGRPPII; this is encoded by the coding sequence ATGACACCGCGGAACCTGCGGATCACCGTCCTGCTGCTCACGATGGGGAACCGGCCCGAGGAGCTCGGGCGGGCCATCCAGAGCGTGCGGGACCAGAAGCCACCGGACGGGGGTCCGGCGGAGATCGTGGTGGTCAGCAACGGCGTTCCCCTCAGTGGACTCGAGGACGACGTCGTCCGGGTGGAGCTGCCGGAGAACGTCGGGATTCCCGCCGGCCGCAACCGGGGTGTCGAGGCGGCCAGCGGGGACATCATCGTCTTCCTGGATGACGACGGCTGGTACGGCGAGCGAACGGTTCTGCGGCACGTCCATGAACAGTTCGTGGCCGACAGCCGGCTGGGCGCCCTGTCGTTCCGGATCGCGGACCCGGAGGGCGGACCGGACCAACGCCGGCACGTTCCCCGGCTGCGCGCGGGCGATCCGCGTCGGTCCAGCGAGGTGACGACGTTCCTGGGTGGGGCCTCGGCCGTTCGGCGCGTCGCCTTCGACGAGGGCGACGGCCTCCCCGACACCTTCTTCTACGCCCATGAGGAGACCGACCTCGCGTGGCGGATCCTCGACGCCGGGTACCGCATCCGCTACGACGCCGACGCGGTCATGTACCATCCCGCGACGAAGCCCACCCGGCACGCGGACTTCTTCCGGCTCAACGCCCGCAACCGGGTGTGGCTGGCGCGTCGTAACCTGCCGTGGCCGTTGGCGTTCGGTTACCTGGGGGTCTGGGTCGCCATGACGGTGCTGCGCGAACGCTCGCCGTCTCGGCTGCGCCCGTGGTTCGCGGGGTTCCGCGAGGGGTGGCGGCAGGACCCGGGGCGACGTCGCCCCATCCGG